From the Nonlabens marinus S1-08 genome, one window contains:
- a CDS encoding RagB/SusD family nutrient uptake outer membrane protein, translating into MKLHKYLFGAFLALLVFTGCQETLDLEPRGEELTAGDILKDPDSYPGLIAKVYGGLIVGGQEGGDGNADINGIDGGFSNYLRLFWYHQELSSDEALIAWNDGTIKDFQRQTWNDGNEFIRGMYSRINYQIALCNDFLRNTSEASLDSNGIPESARGLIREYREEARFLRAYSYYHGMDLFGSMPFQDENTDPNVPGQLITRAELFNFVESELLAVESTIVPARQNGYGRADQATVWMTLAKIYLNAEVYTGTARYTDVVDYTSRVINAGYSVDTNAPYTNLFLADNNSNGSQNEFIWTLNYDGQRTQTFGGTTFLTHAPVGGDMNPSNFGINGGWFGIRTTPQFVAKFPGEENSADGREQFFTNNQTKQIADESQFGQGFAIAKFKNVDVNGNQGSDATGDFVDIDFPVYRLADAYLMYAEAVVRGGGGSQAQAVNYINILRQRAYGNNGSNITASQLTLPFILDERARELFWEAHRRQDLIRFNQFTTNYTWAWKGNVQTGTTTPAFRNLYPIPAEQLNLNDNLVQNPGY; encoded by the coding sequence ATGAAATTACACAAATATCTTTTCGGTGCTTTTCTTGCATTGCTAGTTTTCACTGGCTGCCAGGAAACGCTGGATTTAGAGCCAAGAGGTGAAGAACTTACCGCAGGCGATATACTTAAAGATCCAGATTCTTATCCAGGTTTGATTGCCAAAGTATATGGTGGATTGATCGTTGGAGGTCAAGAAGGCGGCGATGGAAATGCAGACATTAATGGAATTGATGGTGGATTCTCTAATTATTTACGACTATTCTGGTACCACCAAGAACTTTCTAGCGATGAAGCACTCATCGCATGGAATGATGGTACGATTAAAGATTTTCAACGTCAAACTTGGAATGATGGGAATGAATTTATAAGAGGTATGTACTCAAGGATCAATTATCAAATTGCCTTGTGTAATGACTTTCTAAGAAATACATCTGAGGCCAGTCTAGATTCTAATGGGATTCCAGAATCTGCTCGAGGACTGATCAGAGAATATAGAGAAGAAGCACGATTTTTGAGAGCCTATTCTTACTATCATGGTATGGATCTTTTTGGATCAATGCCTTTTCAAGATGAAAATACAGACCCTAATGTCCCTGGACAACTTATTACCAGAGCAGAATTGTTCAACTTTGTGGAATCTGAGCTTTTAGCTGTTGAAAGTACGATAGTTCCGGCACGTCAAAACGGCTATGGTAGAGCAGATCAAGCAACGGTGTGGATGACCCTCGCAAAAATCTACTTAAATGCTGAAGTTTATACAGGTACTGCTAGATATACAGATGTAGTTGATTATACCTCCCGAGTTATCAATGCAGGATATAGTGTGGACACAAACGCTCCTTATACAAATCTATTTTTAGCAGACAACAATTCTAATGGCTCACAAAATGAGTTTATCTGGACATTGAATTATGATGGTCAAAGAACCCAAACTTTCGGTGGAACAACTTTCCTTACTCATGCACCAGTAGGTGGTGACATGAATCCTAGTAACTTTGGGATCAATGGTGGATGGTTTGGCATTCGTACGACCCCTCAATTTGTAGCTAAATTTCCTGGCGAAGAAAATTCAGCAGATGGCAGAGAGCAGTTCTTCACGAACAATCAGACCAAACAAATTGCAGACGAGAGTCAATTTGGTCAAGGTTTTGCCATAGCAAAATTCAAAAATGTAGATGTTAATGGTAATCAAGGATCTGATGCTACCGGAGATTTTGTAGACATAGACTTTCCTGTTTACAGACTCGCTGATGCCTATTTGATGTATGCTGAAGCTGTAGTTCGAGGTGGAGGTGGTAGCCAAGCCCAAGCGGTTAACTACATCAACATCTTAAGACAAAGAGCCTATGGAAACAATGGCAGCAACATTACAGCCTCACAGCTTACTTTACCCTTTATATTAGATGAGAGGGCAAGAGAATTGTTTTGGGAAGCACATAGACGTCAGGATCTAATTAGATTCAATCAGTTTACTACAAATTATACATGGGCTTGGAAAGGCAACGTACAGACTGGAACCACAACTCCGGCATTCAGAAACTTGTATCCTATACCAGCAGAACAACTTAATCTTAATGATAATTTAGTCCAGAATCCTGGATATTAA
- a CDS encoding SusE domain-containing protein, producing the protein MKKIYSLFVVLAIIAGIIACSDNDEQFTLDTNQKGELVLSPQSSSFVVTADNQENLAERFNWEGIELTLPVALTYSVQMDKADGDYSAPYVLAQSSGTDTPITYGQINEAALALGGENGTVGVYKARVVATTNDPAVSAITSSDVSVTVTPFVGYPYDVLYFVGAGSPLQDWNNGDGNNGINPPLFINPDNKNQFFFTGRFSADGYKILPQVGAWQPQYGSRGAANPITLNDGGNEPDPFSVPSAGYYTVEVDITGVTGTSTGNGSYSMTPYPAGDTATTYTSIGMLGSSFPTAPFDTSNDINLERFKLNNGNNFDPHLWVARNVTVTGGEMKFRANDAWDTNWGAGTVYTGKGAMNGDNVPTVAGTYDIFFSDLDGRYLFVPKE; encoded by the coding sequence ATGAAAAAAATCTATAGCTTATTTGTGGTTCTTGCGATCATAGCAGGAATCATAGCCTGTTCAGATAATGATGAGCAGTTTACATTAGACACGAATCAAAAAGGCGAATTGGTATTATCGCCTCAGTCCAGCAGTTTTGTGGTAACAGCTGATAATCAAGAAAACCTAGCAGAGCGTTTCAACTGGGAAGGTATTGAATTGACCCTTCCTGTAGCTCTAACTTATTCCGTTCAAATGGATAAAGCAGATGGTGATTATTCCGCACCCTACGTTTTGGCTCAATCATCTGGAACAGACACACCAATTACTTACGGCCAAATCAATGAAGCAGCACTTGCTTTAGGTGGTGAGAACGGTACTGTAGGTGTATATAAAGCTCGAGTAGTAGCAACTACAAATGATCCAGCAGTAAGCGCTATCACTTCTAGCGATGTATCTGTAACTGTAACTCCATTTGTAGGTTACCCTTATGATGTATTATACTTTGTAGGCGCAGGTTCTCCGTTACAAGACTGGAATAATGGTGATGGTAACAATGGTATTAATCCTCCATTATTCATCAATCCTGATAACAAAAATCAATTTTTCTTCACAGGACGTTTTTCTGCAGATGGTTACAAGATCCTTCCTCAGGTAGGTGCATGGCAACCACAATACGGTTCCCGTGGTGCTGCTAACCCTATTACTTTAAATGACGGTGGGAATGAGCCTGATCCTTTTAGCGTACCATCAGCAGGTTATTATACTGTTGAAGTAGACATTACTGGTGTTACAGGTACCTCTACAGGAAACGGTAGTTATTCAATGACTCCTTATCCAGCAGGTGATACGGCAACAACTTATACTTCTATCGGTATGTTAGGTAGTTCTTTCCCTACTGCACCTTTTGATACTAGTAATGACATCAACCTAGAGCGTTTTAAGCTTAATAATGGAAACAACTTTGATCCACACCTATGGGTAGCACGTAATGTGACTGTTACAGGTGGCGAGATGAAATTCAGAGCAAACGATGCTTGGGATACGAACTGGGGTGCTGGAACTGTTTATACAGGTAAAGGAGCGATGAACGGTGACAACGTTCCAACTGTTGCAGGAACTTATGATATTTTCTTTAGTGATTTAGATGGCCGATACCTGTTTGTTCCAAAAGAATAA